The DNA sequence AGCTGAGCTCACGGTTGATTGGCCTAACAGAGCACACAGCAAACTGGCAGAGTCGAGCTCACGGTTGACCGGCAGAACAGAGACTTGGAATGAATCCCTGATTAACTTATGAATTAAAATACACTTGAAAGTAGAGATAGAATGAAATTATCTGTGCGTTTGCAAAAAATCGTTGAAATAATACCAGCCTGTCCGGTGATCGCTGACATCGGAACAGACCATGGCTATGTTCCCTGTGAATTGCTGCTGCAGGGGAAGGTGCAGCGGGCCATAGCTGCTGACATCAATCAGAAGCCACTGGATAAAGCGAAAAGAACGGCTCAGGGTCAAGGATGCATTGATCGGATGGATTTCCGTCTGGGTTCGGGTCTGGCGGTACTGTCACCGGGTGAAGTCCAGGGAGCTGTTCTGGCCGGTATGGGTGGAGAACTGATCAAGGATCTCCTTGCGAACTCCCCGGAGGTGGTTCAGGCGCTGGATTTTCTGGTGTTGCAGCCGGCTCAGAATCCGGAAGTCCTCCGAAAATATCTTTACAGCGGAGATTACCGGATTCTAAGTGAAGATTTGGTGAGAGAAAGTGACGGGCGGTTCTACGAGTATTTCCTGGTGTCTCCGCAGCCGGATCTCAGTCTGTGTGACCTGACCGATTTTGACCACCTGATCAGTCCTATTTTGAAAGCTGAACACCATCCGCTGCTGCCGGAGTTCCTGCGCGCCAAGATGGAGGAGATTTCCCAGATCCAATCCAAATTGAATCTGAGCTATCCCTCTTCCCAAAAGAAATTTGAGGAATTGAATGATCAGAAAAAT is a window from the Clostridiaceae bacterium HFYG-1003 genome containing:
- a CDS encoding class I SAM-dependent methyltransferase, which translates into the protein MKLSVRLQKIVEIIPACPVIADIGTDHGYVPCELLLQGKVQRAIAADINQKPLDKAKRTAQGQGCIDRMDFRLGSGLAVLSPGEVQGAVLAGMGGELIKDLLANSPEVVQALDFLVLQPAQNPEVLRKYLYSGDYRILSEDLVRESDGRFYEYFLVSPQPDLSLCDLTDFDHLISPILKAEHHPLLPEFLRAKMEEISQIQSKLNLSYPSSQKKFEELNDQKNRYEEVLIWLSN